The DNA region AAAGAACATGATCATGATCATCCCCAACCACCAGGAGGGCATGCCAAAAACTACCATCGTTCCAACTGAGGTGCTTTTGTCCAGAACTCCGCCGGCTTTTTGAGCTTTCTTCAGTCCCAGAAGAAGACCTAGAACAATGTCAACTAGCATTGCTACAGAAAAGAGGAGAAGAGTCTTGGGAATTGCTTCGGAAACAACATCCCACACACTTCTGCTGCCTTTTGAAGACCTTATTATCGTGGAATTTCCGAGATTCAGAGTTAACGTGTCCCATGTTCGCCACATTATTCTCTCAGCAACAGGTTTGTTCAGGCGATAGAGAGAGTATAGATCGTTTCTCCGATTCATGACGTAGTTCTCAAGCTGACTTTCATTGAGGCTTGTCATTCGCATCGTCTCGCCCCTGATCTGTTCCTCGATCTGCGCGCTCAAAGTCTGTTCCATGACAGTGTTGAATAGAGCCGAGAAAATGAAGATCAGAATTGCATACATCAATAGTCCATAGAGAACTCTTTTGATTGCATACTTCCAGTACATAACTCACCTCGATAAACGGATGAATTCTTCTGCTGATTCATTTATGAAATGTGGTCCAATTTGATTTGCTCTTGAGCCCCTGTGGGGCAATCAATTTAATCTCTATAGCTTTGACAACTTTCTTCATTACGCTACTCTAGCTTTTTTCATGCGGCATTGACAGTCTTAGGAAAGGCTTTAAAACGACATAATAGGGGAAAAGCGCATCTGCAACATCTGCCATTCTTAATGGACATACTGTATTGCAAGATCACAAGAAAACATTAGGAAGCTCTGATTACTCAAAACAATTATATACTTAAGGACTGATATTTAATTAACTCGCGCGATATAATCTAGGAAACCAAACTTGTGGAGGTAATGAATTTGTCATATTTCAATGCAGAAACAATAAGGCGTTTTACATGGTTTAATGAGCCAGAACATTGGGAATTGGAAGACGGGAATCTAATCGTCAGGCCAGACGCTCGAACAGATTTCTGGCAGAAAACACATTATGGGTTTCGGAATGACAATGGGCATTTCCTGTTTCTCTCTCTCACATGCGATTTTTCTCTGGTTGTTGGAGCCAAATTCTCTCCAGTGAACCAGTATGATCAAGCTGGAGTTATGGTAAGAGTTTCTCCTTCTTGTTGGCTTAAGAGTTCGGTTGAGTTCGAGGGGTCTGATCCCGCACGATTGGGAGCAGTGGTAACTAATTCAGGTTACTCGGACTGGTCAACTCAAAATGTTCCGGCCGAGACGAAGAGCCTCAGAGTACGAGTAGACAGGAAAGGTCCTGATTATTCCGTTTATGCTTGGCAAAACGGATGGGTTCAATTGAGACTTGCCAGGTTACTGGAAGACGATGGGAAGCTTCCTGTTATGGTGGGACCTTACTGCTGCAGCCCAAAAGGTAGCGGTTACAGAGTGGTTTTTGAAGAGATCTCCCTACAGTCTGAATGATTCTTCGCCATAAGTGAACACCATGGTGGTTCTTTCTGAAAAGCGTTTCTTGAGTTGCTTATGAGCTTTTGTTTTAAGCTGATTGGTATTGTTCTATTGAAGCGGTACTCTCGAACGATCAACGGTTTCATTTGTTTGTATCTTGATCTTGAAGGTTCCTACCGGCTGATCATACGCTGCATCCTCACTGTAGTAAAACTCTAGAAAAGATTCTCCAAATTCGGTGGGTCTCAAGTGGAATACCGAATACGAGACTTCCAAGTACTCAGCTTCATAAGGGTCCTCAATAAGCTGAAATTTCGGATCCAGAGAAGAGATTTTCCATCCACTATCTATCGCAAGGGCCTTCTTAAGCTTTATTATCAAAGTATGATGGGGTCCTATTTCAATTGCTCTACCATTATCTGAGTCCTGAACAATAGAGACTTCTTTAAAAGGCTCGGTAACGATCAAAGTGGCTTCGAAGATTTTTTCCGGGGGTACATCGTCCCATGGGCTTCCGTAAGCAAATTCAAGAGTAGCCTCTCCGTAGTTCATTCCTTCAAAGTAGTAGACCTGCTCGATTTTTTTTGCCAGACCAGAAGAGTCTTCAAAGACTCTACTTTCACTTTCCTTTGGCTGCCGAACAATCTCGGGACTTGTCAATACTATACGCCAGCTGAGGCTTGAACTGACTGTAGATTCGAGAACTACTTCGATCGGTTCATTAAGCCCAACAATGAAAGTCTTTCCCGAGTCTGACGCATGAATGATAAGGGGTTCAACGAAATGCTCCTCAACCTGAACTAACATAGAACAGCTCTTTATTGGAACAACGTCCCATGAAGAACCAAAGGAAAATATTAGAGGAGAAGACCCTGAACCAACGACTCTAAAG from Mesotoga sp. BH458_6_3_2_1 includes:
- a CDS encoding ABC transporter permease: MYWKYAIKRVLYGLLMYAILIFIFSALFNTVMEQTLSAQIEEQIRGETMRMTSLNESQLENYVMNRRNDLYSLYRLNKPVAERIMWRTWDTLTLNLGNSTIIRSSKGSRSVWDVVSEAIPKTLLLFSVAMLVDIVLGLLLGLKKAQKAGGVLDKSTSVGTMVVFGMPSWWLGMIMIMFFAYGVKIFPSGGLHSTPPPEGISYFFDLLYHLALPVLTLVVIGFWGRAFLTRNIVLGVLQDDYIMAARARGIPERKVLYGHTMRTSAPPIVTMSLLALLASVGGNIVYEGIFSWPGMGNLYWIALQQNDVPVLMGNLAITTGLYICGLVILDLIYGLLDPRIKVGGRQ
- a CDS encoding DUF1349 domain-containing protein — its product is MNLSYFNAETIRRFTWFNEPEHWELEDGNLIVRPDARTDFWQKTHYGFRNDNGHFLFLSLTCDFSLVVGAKFSPVNQYDQAGVMVRVSPSCWLKSSVEFEGSDPARLGAVVTNSGYSDWSTQNVPAETKSLRVRVDRKGPDYSVYAWQNGWVQLRLARLLEDDGKLPVMVGPYCCSPKGSGYRVVFEEISLQSE